From a single Fulvivirga ulvae genomic region:
- a CDS encoding NADH:ubiquinone reductase (Na(+)-transporting) subunit D: MSTETLEQKKEEVVQKPAEGLLSKRRKRLISDPLNEDNPITVQVLGICSALAVTVKMEPTLIMAIAVVFVVVFSNLIISLLRNLIPNRVRIIVQLAVIATLVTLVSEVLKAYNYEMYKILGAFVGLIITNCIVMGRLEAFAMGNKPYDSILDGLGSGFGYAWIILTVAFFRELFGSGSIFDFKIFEAVGISNFATNGLMVDSIGAFMVLGILIWVQRSKTGYVEH, translated from the coding sequence ATGAGTACTGAAACTTTAGAGCAAAAGAAGGAAGAAGTCGTTCAGAAACCTGCTGAGGGCCTACTTTCCAAAAGAAGAAAAAGATTAATATCTGATCCGCTTAATGAGGATAACCCTATTACCGTACAGGTACTTGGAATCTGTTCTGCACTGGCGGTTACCGTAAAGATGGAACCTACCCTGATCATGGCTATAGCTGTGGTCTTTGTGGTGGTTTTCTCCAACCTTATTATTTCACTTTTAAGAAACCTCATTCCCAACAGGGTAAGGATCATTGTGCAGCTGGCCGTAATTGCGACATTAGTAACACTGGTAAGTGAGGTGCTGAAAGCATACAATTATGAAATGTATAAGATCCTGGGAGCTTTCGTAGGTCTGATTATTACTAACTGTATTGTGATGGGTAGACTGGAGGCATTTGCCATGGGGAATAAGCCCTATGATTCCATACTTGATGGATTAGGCAGTGGTTTCGGCTATGCATGGATCATTTTGACAGTGGCTTTCTTTAGAGAACTGTTCGGGTCGGGATCTATATTTGACTTTAAAATCTTCGAGGCAGTAGGCATTAGCAATTTTGCTACGAATGGATTAATGGTTGACTCCATTGGAGCATTTATGGTATTAGGTATTTTGATCTGGGTACAAAGATCTAAGACAGGTTACGTAGAACACTAA
- the nqrE gene encoding NADH:ubiquinone reductase (Na(+)-transporting) subunit E, which translates to MELVSLGIKSIFIENMIFAYFLGMCSFLAVSKKVSTAVGLGAAVIFVLTITVPVNWLLQEYILKEGALSWLGAGFTEVNLEFLQFIMFIAIIAAMVQLVEMIIEKFSPSLYGSLGIFLPLIAVNCAILGSSLFMIQRDYLLSEATVFGFGSGIGWMLAIVALAAIREKLKYSNVPAGLKGLGITMLITGLMGIAFKSFIGIAL; encoded by the coding sequence ATGGAATTAGTAAGCTTAGGAATAAAATCCATCTTTATCGAGAACATGATCTTTGCCTATTTCTTAGGTATGTGTTCTTTCCTTGCAGTTTCTAAAAAGGTGTCTACGGCAGTGGGCCTCGGAGCTGCAGTTATATTTGTATTAACTATTACCGTGCCGGTTAACTGGTTGCTACAGGAGTACATATTAAAGGAAGGTGCCCTCTCATGGCTTGGAGCTGGTTTTACAGAAGTTAATCTGGAATTTCTGCAATTTATCATGTTTATTGCCATTATAGCTGCTATGGTTCAGCTGGTAGAGATGATCATTGAGAAATTCTCACCCTCTCTTTATGGTTCATTAGGTATATTTCTGCCTTTGATCGCTGTTAACTGTGCTATTCTGGGATCCTCATTATTCATGATCCAAAGAGATTATCTGCTTTCTGAAGCTACAGTATTTGGCTTTGGCTCTGGTATAGGCTGGATGTTGGCTATCGTGGCACTTGCTGCTATAAGAGAAAAACTGAAGTATTCTAATGTGCCTGCCGGATTGAAGGGTTTGGGTATCACCATGTTAATCACGGGATTAATGGGGATTGCATTCAAATCTTTTATTGGTATCGCTCTTTAA